The proteins below are encoded in one region of Cucurbita pepo subsp. pepo cultivar mu-cu-16 chromosome LG10, ASM280686v2, whole genome shotgun sequence:
- the LOC111804278 gene encoding putative PAP-specific phosphatase, mitochondrial, with amino-acid sequence MALLHSSSQLSTVRWTRSSHRISATPRSRFCNVRSCLPLPMQNGKYRRELEAAVDVVQRACRLCVDVKSSLLRADGQVLEKNDQTPVTVADFGVQALVSLELGTLFPSIPLVAEEDSTFLRANNLAHSVLTVVTEKSSSQNELTQDDVLEAIDRGANVGFAFGSKPATYWVLDPIDGTRGFLRGNDVLYVVGLALVVEGEIVLGVMGCPNWHVDLSEESNSEDLERGGVWSRSGAIMIAQAGYGTWTRRLSDMQSPSKMFHNWTRCFVDEYRLVHEARFCLPDSQTWESLPPSTSLQATTNADHVGNGQILLLRACCGSLCKYFMVASGRASVFILRKKSQTIVKTWDHAVGMICVHEAGGKVTDWKGSDIDLAADQAGRRILSPSDGILVTNGHLHDLIIEMTASTSSII; translated from the exons ATGGCTCTGCTTCACTCTTCCTCTCAACTCTCAACTGTTCGATGGACTCGTTCTTCTCATCGTATCTCTGCAACTCCACGCAGCCGATTCTGCAACGTAAG GTCCTGTCTGCCATTGCCGATGCAGAATGGGAAGTATCGGAGAGAGCTTGAAGCAGCTGTCGATGTGGTGCAGAGAGCTTGTCGTCTATGCGTTGAT GTGAAATCGTCACTTCTACGGGCTGATGGACAAGTTCTGGAAAAGAATGATCAGACTCCAGTTACTGTTGCCGATTTTGGAGTTCAGGCGCTAGTCAGTTTGg AGTTGGGTACTCTATTTCCATCTATTCCATTAGTAGCTGAGGAGGACTCTACATTTTTACGTGCAAATAATTTAGCACATTCGGTGCTGACAGTAGTAACTGAGAAGTCAAGTTCCCAAAATGAGTTGACACAGGATGATGTTTTGGAAGCAATTGACAGGGGAGCGAATGTTGGATTTGCTTTCGGAAGTAAGCCAGCCACATACTGG GTATTGGATCCAATTGATGGTACACGGGGATTTCTTAGAGGAAATGATGTCCTATATGTG GTAGGTTTGGCTCTTGTGGTTGAAGGAGAGATTGTATTAGGTGTTATGGGATGCCCCAACTGGCACGTAGATTTGTCTGAAGAGTCTAACTCTGAAGATCTTGAGCGTGGAGGTGTCTGGTCCAGATCAGGAGCCATAATGATTGCTCAAGCTGGATATGGAACATGGACGAGGAGGTTATCTGATATGCAAAGCCCAAGCAAAATGTTTCATAACTGGACTAGATGCTTTGTTGATGAATACCGTCTTGTGCATGAGGCACGCTTCTGTCTGCCAGATAGTCAAACGTGGGAATCGCTTCCCCCATCAACTTCATTACAGGCAACAACTAATGCTGATCACGTTGGGAATGGtcaaattcttcttctccGAGCATGTTGTGGAAG TTTATGCAAGTATTTCATGGTGGCTTCTGGTAGGGCATCTGTCTTCATTCTTcgaaaaaaatctcaaactaTTGTCAAG ACTTGGGATCATGCAGTTGGCATGATTTGTGTGCATGAAGCCGGTGGGAAG GTGACTGACTGGAAAGGCAGTGACATTGATCTTGCTGCTGATCAAGCTGGCCGTAGGATTTTATCCCCTTCTGATGGCATTCTTGTCACTAATGGCCACCTACACGATCTTATAATTGAGATGACGGCGTCCACTTCATCAATTATTTGA
- the LOC111804184 gene encoding uncharacterized protein LOC111804184 — translation MISLKPSPHHNGSSFLFNSSNLHQKLSPITRHRSNFPPPFRTKTTFKIRAEQAESGNGAQRRTFLTLEEAGLVEVSGLSTHERFLCRLTISSLNLLKVIAEEEKCSIEELNAGRLCDWFLKDKLKREQNLDSAVLQWDDSDPLF, via the exons ATGATCTCACTCAAACCCTCCCCTCACCACAACGGATCCTCATTTctcttcaattcttcaaatcttcatcAAAAACTCAGTCCAATCACTAGACATCGGTCCAATTTCCCCCCTCCATTCCGCACCAAAACGACCTTCAAAATCCGCGCCGAACAGGCCGAATCAGGCAACGGCGCTCAAAGACGAACATTCTTGACGCTCGAAGAGGCCGGCCTCGTCGAAGTATCCGGCCTCAGCACGCACGAACGATTTCTGTGCCGTTTAACC ATCTCGTCTCTGAATTTACTGAAAGTGATAGCGGAGGAAGAGAAATGTTCTATCGAAGAGTTGAATGCGGGGAGATTATGCGACTGGTTTCTCAAGGATAAGCTTAAAAGAGAGCAGAATTTGGACTCTGCCGTTCTTCAATGGGACGATTCCGACCCTCTCTTCTGA
- the LOC111803543 gene encoding vesicle-associated protein 4-2-like, protein MMAIDDQKSTSDGKVWGFLKQTFRHSASGATTSYRTSHQTHPPVERTNPHTSASVSSVARSLLPTRRRLKLDPSNKLFFPYEPGKQVRSAIGIKNTSKSYVAFKFQTTAPKSCFMRPPGAILAPGESLIATVFKFVEVPENNEKPVDQKNNRVKFKIMSLKVKGQMDYVPELFDEQKDQVSIEQILRVVFLDPERPNAALEKLKRQLAEADAALEARKKPAEETGPKIIGEGLVIDEWKERRERYLAKQQVEGVDSV, encoded by the exons ATGATGGCTATTGATGATCAAAAGTCAACGTCCGATGGAAAGGTTTGGGGTTTTTTGAAGCAAACGTTTCGGCATTCCGCTAGTGGCGCTACTACTTCGTATCGTACCTCTCATCAGACTCATCCGCCTGTGGAGAGGACAAATCCTCACACCTCCGCCTCTGTCTCCTCCGTTGCTAGGTCGCTGCTTCCTACCCGGCGCCGGCTCAAGCTCGATCCATCGAATAagcttttctttcctt ATGAACCTGGCAAGCAGGTCAGGAGTGCCAttggaataaaaaatacaagCAAATCTTATGTTGCATTCAAG TTCCAAACCACTGCACCAAAAAGTTGCTTCATGCGTCCTCCTGGTGCTATTCTTGCCCCTGGAGAGAGCCTCATAGCCACTG TGTTCAAGTTTGTTGAGGTTCCCGAAAACAACGAGAAACCCGTGGATCAAAAGAACAACAGggttaagtttaaaattatgagcTTGAAGGTGAAAGGACAAATGGATTATGTGCCTGAACTG TTTGATGAGCAGAAGGACCAAGTGTCTATAGAACAGATACTGCGGGTTGTTTTCCTGGATCCAGAGCGTCCTAATGCT GCTTTAGAAAAATTGAAGCGCCAATTAGCGGAGGCCGATGCTGCACTTGAGGCGCGCAAGAAACCAGCAGAAGAAACAGGTCCAAAAATAATTGGAGAAGGGCTGGTGATAGATGAATGG AAAGAAAGGAGGGAAAGATATCTGGCGAAACAACAAGTTGAAGGCGTAGACTCTGTATAG
- the LOC111803542 gene encoding sugar carrier protein C-like — protein MSAAEGVLSGDAIKEYPGKLTPFVAVTCIIAAMGGLAFGYDIGISGGVTSMDSFLEKFFKDVYETKNRISTKNQYCQYDSASLTMFTSSLYLAALVALLVASTVTRKFGRRSSMLLGGVLFCVGAIVNSFATAFWMLILGRLLLGFGIGFTNQSLPLYLSEMAPYRNRGGLNFFFQLFITIGILIANVVNYFSAKIKGGRGWRLSLGGAIVPALIIIIGSVLLPDTPNSMIERGQHPHEEAKNRLRRVRGVEDVEEEFQDLVAASETSKRVKHQWRNLLHRKYRPHLSMALLIPFFQQLTGINVILFYSPLLFNSIGFESDASLMSALITGTWNVLATIVSIYGIDKWGRRYLFFEGGIQMLICQTIIAGAIGAKFGVSGMVEQLPKWYAIVVVLFIGNYVAGFAWSWGPLGWLVPSEILPLEIRSAAQSVNVSANMFFTFANAQVFLTMLCHMKFGVFIFFGLWVCVMTLFVYFFLPETKGIPIEEMPKVWKSHWYWSRFVTHNHHQIGGLEMGEGRQQVISTVTPSLDVIYEIRTY, from the exons ATGTCTGCAGCTGAAGGAGTCCTCTCCGGTGACGCTATAAAGGAGTATCCCGGAAAACTTACTCCCTTTGTCGCCGTAACATGCATCATCGCTGCCATGGGTGGTCTCGCTTTCGGTTACGATATCGGAATTTCAG gCGGGGTGACGTCCATGGACTCTTTTCTGGAGAAGTTCTTTAAGGATGTTTACGAGACAAAGAATCGGATTTCAACCAAAAACCAGTACTGCCAATACGACAGTGCTAGTTTGACGATGTTCACGTCCTCGCTCTACTTAGCAGCGCTGGTCGCCTTGCTCGTGGCGTCAACTGTGACGCGTAAGTTTGGCCGGAGATCTTCCATGCTCTTAGGCGGCGTGTTGTTCTGTGTCGGCGCGATCGTTAATAGCTTCGCCACTGCCTTTTGGATGCTCATTCTCGGCCGCCTTTTACTCGGCTTTGGTATCGGATTTACAAATCAg TCTTTGCCACTCTATCTTTCTGAAATGGCTCCCTATAGAAACAGAGGCGGTTTGAACTTCTTCTTCCAATTATTCATCACAATCGGCATCCTTATAGCCAATGTTGTTAACTATTTCTCTGCCAAGATTAAGGGTGGGCGGGGATGGCGATTGAGTTTAGGGGGAGCCATAGTCCCAGCTCTGATTATCATCATTGGCTCAGTCCTCCTTCCGGACACCCCCAATTCAATGATTGAAAGAGGACAGCATCCCCATGAGGAAGCCAAGAACAGACTCAGAAGAGTTCGTGGGGTTGAagatgttgaagaagaatttcAGGATTTGGTTGCAGCCAGTGAAACCTCAAAACGAGTCAAACATCAATGGAGAAACTTGCTGCACAGGAAATACAGACCCCACCTCTCTATGGCCCTACTAATTCCTTTCTTCCAGCAACTCACCGGCATCAATGTCATCCTTTTCTACAGTCCCCTCCTTTTCAACTCTATCGGCTTCGAATCGGATGCTTCTTTGATGTCCGCCCTCATCACTGGCACCTGGAATGTGCTTGCCACTATTGTTTCGATTTACGGCATCGATAAGTGGGGACGAAGGTACCTTTTTTTCGAGGGAGGCATTCAAATGTTGATTTGTCAG ACGATTATAGCAGGGGCGATTGGAGCAAAATTTGGAGTGAGTGGCATGGTAGAACAGTTGCCAAAGTGGTACGCAATTGTAGTGGTGCTTTTCATAGGCAATTATGTTGCAGGTTTCGCTTGGTCTTGGGGGCCTCTGGGTTGGCTTGTTCCCAGTGAAATCTTGCCATTGGAAATACGATCAGCGGCTCAAAGTGTGAATGTATCTGCAAACATGTTCTTCACTTTTGCAAATGCGCAAGTGTTCTTGACGATGCTGTGCCACATGAAGTTTGGagtcttcattttctttgggTTATGGGTTTGTGTGATGACCCTTTTCGTCTACTTCTTCCTGCCTGAAACCAAAGGCATCCCAATTGAAGAAATGCCCAAAGTGTGGAAGAGCCATTGGTACTGGTCAAGATTTGTGACTCATAATCATCACCAAATTGGAGGCCTAGAGATGGGTGAAGGACGGCAACAAGTAATTTCAACTGTCACACCATCATTGGATGTGATTTATGAGATTAGAACATATTAA
- the LOC111803541 gene encoding transport inhibitor response 1-like protein Os04g0395600, protein MSSKRKKKGGSGDSDESTRGGSIFPDEVLERVLGLVKSRKDRSSVSLVCKDWFNAERWSRTHVFIGNCYSVSPEIVIRRFPNIRSVSLKGKPRFSDFNLVPPNWGADIHSWLVVFASKYPNLEELRLKRMTVTDESLEFLGRSFPNFKALSMMSCDGFSTDGLAAIATHCKNLTELDILENDINDKSGNWLSCFPDTLKSLQVLNFASLNSDVSFESLEKLVKRCNSLKVLKVNRNINLEQIQRLLVNAPQLTELGTGSFSQELTLRQYYDLEDAFKSCNNLHTLSGLLESTGLYLQVLFPASANLTFLNLSYAILHGGELAGLLSHCPVLRRLWVLDTVEDKGLKAVGLSCPLLEELRVFPADPYADNLVHGVTESGFLAVSYGCPKLHYVLYFCHQMTNEAVATIVQNCPDFTHFRLCIMNPHQPDYLTKQPMDEAFGAVVKTCSKLRRLAISGLLTDITFEYIGKYAKKLETLSVAFAGSSDWGMQCVMSGCPKLRKLEIRDSPFGNAALLSGLERYESMRSLWMSACKVTMNGCRILAKQVPRLNVEVIKDGGSDECEAESVYVYRSVAGPRRDAPSFVLTL, encoded by the exons ATGAGTtcgaagaggaagaagaagggggGGTCAGGGGACTCGGACGAGTCGACTCGGGGTGGTTCCATTTTCCCAGATGAGGTATTGGAAAGGGTTCTGGGTTTGGTTAAGTCTCGAAAAGATAGAAGCTCTGTATCTCTGGTTTGTAAAGATTGGTTCAACGCCGAGCGGTGGTCTCGAACCCACGTTTTCATCGGGAACTGTTACTCTGTTTCACCGGAAATTGTAATCCGACGGTTCCCGAACATTAGGAGTGTGTCGTTGAAGGGGAAACCTAGGTTTTCGGATTTCAATTTGGTGCCACCGAATTGGGGAGCTGATATTCATTCATGGCTTGTCGTGTTCGCTTCAAAATACCCAAATCTTGAAGAGTTGAGGCTGAAAAGAATGACTGTAACTGACGAGAGCTTGGAGTTTTTGGGTCGTTCGTTCCCTAATTTCAAAGCGCTTTCAATGATGAGCTGCGATGGGTTCAGCACCGATGGGCTTGCGGCCATTGCCACTCACTGCAA GAACTTGACGGAGCTGGACATACTTGAGAATGACATCAATGACAAGAGTGGAAATTGGCTGAGTTGCTTCCCAGATACCTTGAAATCTCTGCAAGTACTCAACTTTGCAAGTTTGAACAGCGACGTCAGTTTTGAGTCCCTTGAGAAGCTGGTGAAAAGGTGCAATTCATTGAAGGTTTTGAAGGTCAATAGGAATATAAACTTAGAACAAATACAGAGGCTGCTTGTTAATGCTCCTCAGTTAACAGAGTTAGGCACCGGCTCTTTCTCTCAAGAGCTCACTCTTCGGCAGTACTACGACCTCGAAGATGCCTTTAAAAGTTGCAACAATCTTCATACTCTCTCGGGCTTGTTGGAGTCCACAGGGTTGTATCTCCAAGTTCTTTTTCCTGCCTCTGCCAACTTAACTTTCTTGAATCTCAGCTACGCCATTCTGCACGGTGGTGAACTTGCTGGTCTTCTTTCCCACTGCCCCGTCCTCCGCCGCCTTTGG GTTTTAGACACAGTTGAAGACAAGGGCCTGAAGGCTGTTGGACTCAGCTGCCCCTTGCTAGAGGAACTGCGTGTATTTCCAGCAGATCCGTATGCTGACAATTTAGTTCATGGGGTAACAGAGTCTGGGTTTCTTGCTGTCTCTTATGGCTGCCCTAAACTCCATTACGTTCTCTACTTTTGTCATCAGATGACAAACGAGGCTGTAGCCACCATTGTGCAGAACTGCCCAGATTTCACCCATTTTCGTCTCTGTATTATGAACCCCCACCAACCTGACTATCTTACAAAGCAACCAATGGACGAGGCCTTTGGTGCGGTGGTGAAAACATGCTCTAAGCTACGTAGACTAGCCATTTCGGGTTTGCTAACAGACATAACATTTGAATACATAGGGAAATATGcaaaaaaattggaaactcTTTCAGTGGCTTTTGCTGGAAGCAGCGACTGGGGAATGCAGTGTGTTATGAGTGGTTGTCCAAAGCTGAGAAAACTGGAAATCAGAGACAGTCCATTTGGAAATGCTGCTTTGCTTTCTGGTTTGGAAAGGTATGAATCCATGAGATCTCTATGGATGTCGGCCTGTAAGGTGACGATGAATGGGTGTCGAATTTTGGCGAAGCAGGTGCCGAGGTTGAACGTTGAGGTTATTAAGGATGGTGGGAGTGATGAATGTGAGGCTGAAAGTGTTTATGTATACCGCTCCGTTGCAGGTCCGAGAAGAGATGCCCCGTCTTTCGTTCTCACCCTCTAA
- the LOC111804228 gene encoding F-box protein SKIP27-like: MALGKKSGCLKSKSVVSAAADKELDFGVVRYARGLGRKRVVISCNQEDSSIDLTPKAPSKRRCSVVGTTVDADWSLLEVLPQEILLRILCGVDHDDLKQLVRVSKTISEATLIAKEWHFAYRTPSKIRAFRTSIELDDNFIDLDEIEAPDAPLTRRFRSPLSRKKLADISVALFAEEEQWPRKKYAIETEM, from the exons ATGGCGTTGGGAAAGAAGAGCGGTTGTTTGAAATCGAAAAGCGTCGTCTCTGCTGCTGCCGATAAAGAGCTGGATTTCGGAGTTGTGAGATATGCGCGTGGTTTAGGAAGGAAACGTGTTGTGATTTCTTGCAATCAGGAGGATTCGTCTATCGACTTGACGCCGAAGGCACCGTCGAAGAGGCGCTGCAGCGTCGTCGGTACGACGGTGGACGCCGACTGGTCTCTGCTTGAGGTTCTGCCTCAGGAGATTCTG CTTAGGATACTCTGCGGTGTGGACCATGATGACTTGAAACAGCTAGTCCGCGTTTCGAAAACAATTAGCGAAGCG ACTTTAATTGCCAAAGAATGGCATTTCGCTTATAGAACCCCCTCAAAGATCCGTGCATTTCGCACTTCCATTGAACTTGACGACAATTTCATCGATCTCGACGAGATTGAAGCCCCAGATGCTCCTCTCACAAGACGATTTAGGTCTCCATTAAGCAGAAAAAAGCTCGCGGACATTTCCGTGGCCTTGTTCGCCGAAGAAGAGCAATGGCCAAGGAAAAAGTACGCCATTGAGACAGAGATGTGA